One genomic window of Gracilinema caldarium DSM 7334 includes the following:
- a CDS encoding PfkB family carbohydrate kinase: MTKKRSFFACDSCGFVWADPKSFLDREAEQNRYMLHNNNRYNKEYVQFISTILNRVLQRWNIIVNDAAPRILDWGSGPEPVASELLREQGFQVESYDPFFGPSLPQEQQRFDIIICIEVAEHFKNPLADFAAMNHYLKPGGLLAVHTHTLPDQYFSIKNDEISRFFSSWWYKEDPTHVAFYSEITLRTLGFVCGLHYEHGDGSDEGTLHYFIKPLPVLVAGGANVDIEGRPFGPLNDRDSNPGRVRFSRGGAGRNIAENLARLNIPVQFISVFGKDPLSRMLLEETKAAGVGLDGCLLVEADSPSCYLSILDETGDMKLALSSMDSIKRLTPDVLEACLSALSDQTCAGDSAFDARSPSATGATSAGLVYSMVIIDGNLIPETIEALLDRCPGIPVWFDPVSITKARSIASYKGGALIGRFFGIKPNRDELFAIAESLNWGESKIIPKSIHQFIESISPQEHSSIPRRDLERILMASRFLLDKGCQELHVSLGTEGVIVMNSVSIMWGRPPVLPMISATGAGDSYLAAIVRTRCLESLVGAHDLVVRSGCAASAITLQDQNAVSPQMCPLALYRLLQAWKKNKAFNLLVHD, from the coding sequence ATGACAAAAAAAAGGTCTTTTTTTGCCTGTGATTCCTGTGGTTTTGTATGGGCCGATCCGAAGTCCTTCCTGGACCGGGAGGCTGAACAGAATCGGTATATGCTCCATAATAACAATCGCTACAATAAAGAGTATGTTCAGTTTATTTCGACAATTTTAAACAGGGTTTTGCAGCGATGGAATATAATAGTAAATGATGCGGCCCCACGTATTTTAGACTGGGGCTCAGGACCTGAGCCAGTAGCCTCAGAGCTGCTCCGCGAACAGGGGTTCCAGGTTGAGTCTTATGATCCCTTTTTTGGGCCATCCCTTCCTCAAGAACAGCAACGATTTGACATTATTATTTGCATTGAAGTAGCGGAACACTTTAAAAATCCTCTCGCTGATTTTGCTGCTATGAACCACTACTTAAAGCCCGGCGGTCTCCTTGCAGTCCATACCCATACACTGCCAGATCAATATTTTTCTATAAAAAATGATGAAATTTCACGTTTTTTTAGCTCCTGGTGGTACAAGGAGGATCCCACCCATGTTGCCTTTTATTCAGAAATTACCTTGAGGACCCTTGGTTTTGTATGCGGTCTTCACTACGAACATGGAGATGGCTCAGATGAGGGAACATTACACTATTTCATTAAGCCTCTGCCTGTTTTGGTAGCAGGTGGTGCAAATGTTGATATCGAAGGACGCCCCTTTGGACCTCTTAACGATCGGGATTCTAATCCCGGAAGGGTGCGTTTTTCCCGGGGTGGTGCAGGGCGGAACATAGCGGAAAATTTGGCTCGGCTTAACATTCCGGTACAATTTATTTCTGTATTCGGTAAAGATCCTCTGTCTCGTATGCTTCTTGAAGAAACTAAAGCAGCAGGAGTCGGACTCGATGGGTGTCTCTTAGTAGAAGCCGATAGTCCTTCCTGCTACCTTTCCATTCTTGATGAAACTGGGGATATGAAGCTAGCCCTTTCATCGATGGATTCAATCAAGCGGCTCACCCCTGATGTTCTGGAGGCCTGCCTCTCAGCGCTCTCTGATCAGACCTGTGCCGGGGATAGCGCTTTCGATGCAAGGTCCCCCAGCGCTACTGGTGCTACCAGCGCTGGCCTAGTCTATTCTATGGTGATCATTGATGGCAACCTCATTCCCGAAACCATAGAAGCACTCCTCGATAGGTGCCCAGGTATTCCAGTCTGGTTTGACCCAGTTTCTATTACCAAGGCCCGCAGCATTGCCTCTTACAAAGGAGGAGCCCTTATAGGCCGCTTCTTTGGTATCAAACCGAACAGGGATGAGCTCTTTGCCATAGCAGAAAGTCTGAACTGGGGGGAATCAAAGATAATACCCAAGTCTATTCATCAATTTATAGAATCGATTTCTCCACAGGAGCATTCGTCGATTCCACGAAGAGATCTAGAACGGATTCTTATGGCTTCCCGGTTTTTACTTGACAAAGGTTGTCAGGAATTACATGTCAGTCTTGGCACCGAAGGAGTCATAGTGATGAACAGTGTTTCCATTATGTGGGGGCGTCCTCCGGTCCTACCCATGATCAGTGCTACCGGTGCAGGAGATTCTTATCTGGCTGCTATCGTTCGAACCAGATGTCTTGAATCTCTTGTTGGAGCACATGACCTTGTGGTTCGATCCGGGTGTGCAGCCTCTGCTATTACCTTGCAGGATCAGAATGCAGTAAGCCCGCAGATGTGCCCACTTGCTTTATACCGGCTTTTACAAGCCTGGAAGAAAAACAAAGCTTTTAACTTACTGGTTCACGATTAA
- a CDS encoding flagellar hook-length control protein FliK, giving the protein MLAPPNVSAKQPLGQSEKNLFSKADSKRTSLFGAFEGLFKQLQTARGKEKQSLSKETLSAAHQTSAQIYDVKKVGNHKQADKVQNARHIKPAGNILTEAAVLREGTSKKSENLSSTLGKDVVPLSQKQQRSTHEQVASLNDQDTQTAKKQRESFKNNRNQGIVKDVGAEQNGQVLAVYTTLGLQAQQNRIKAEPSEGPQESKIRKYDQTRDKRKERIDVEVYDLRTQTIEAKAKLTESNSSQESTTKTVELTLHLKEESGKNIENPRLSSTQSPSRSFQDMLAQELRTSMNGDIVRHASMVLKDGGEGLIRLNLKPETLGNVRIKLEMADNKVTGHILVETEEALRAFEKEIHSLEQAFKDGGFQGASLEVSVSADGRGSGGFQQGQMPQPFYSDRLVASSYDNTTPGLMSPIQNSSLSSGTNLSINMLA; this is encoded by the coding sequence GTGCTTGCACCCCCCAACGTGTCCGCCAAACAGCCCTTAGGGCAGTCTGAAAAGAATCTTTTTTCAAAGGCGGATTCAAAAAGAACATCCCTATTTGGTGCCTTCGAAGGTCTTTTCAAACAACTACAAACTGCTCGAGGGAAAGAAAAACAATCCCTTAGTAAGGAAACGCTTTCTGCAGCACATCAAACATCAGCGCAGATATATGATGTAAAAAAAGTAGGAAACCACAAACAGGCCGATAAGGTACAGAATGCACGGCATATCAAGCCCGCTGGTAACATACTTACAGAGGCTGCAGTTTTACGGGAAGGGACATCCAAAAAAAGCGAAAACCTTTCATCAACCTTAGGTAAAGATGTTGTACCGTTATCCCAAAAACAGCAACGGTCTACACATGAACAGGTTGCATCCCTTAATGATCAGGATACACAGACTGCAAAGAAACAACGGGAATCATTTAAAAATAACCGGAATCAAGGGATTGTTAAAGATGTTGGGGCTGAACAAAATGGACAGGTTTTGGCTGTCTATACTACTTTGGGATTACAAGCCCAGCAAAACAGAATAAAAGCAGAACCAAGTGAAGGACCCCAGGAGAGCAAAATCAGAAAATATGACCAAACCCGGGATAAGCGTAAGGAACGGATCGATGTGGAAGTCTATGACCTGAGGACCCAGACCATTGAGGCTAAAGCCAAGCTAACTGAATCGAATTCCTCTCAGGAGAGTACGACGAAAACTGTAGAATTGACTCTTCATCTTAAAGAAGAATCGGGGAAAAATATAGAGAACCCCAGGTTATCATCTACTCAAAGTCCATCCCGATCCTTTCAGGATATGCTAGCCCAGGAACTACGGACATCGATGAATGGTGATATAGTCCGCCACGCTTCCATGGTACTGAAGGATGGGGGCGAAGGGCTTATCAGGCTGAATCTGAAACCCGAAACTCTGGGAAATGTGCGGATTAAACTAGAAATGGCTGATAATAAGGTTACCGGCCACATCCTGGTAGAAACCGAAGAAGCCCTGCGGGCCTTTGAAAAGGAAATCCACTCTCTTGAACAGGCCTTTAAGGATGGAGGCTTTCAGGGTGCAAGCCTCGAAGTCTCTGTATCGGCCGATGGCCGGGGGTCTGGTGGTTTCCAGCAGGGACAGATGCCGCAGCCCTTCTACTCCGATCGGCTTGTTGCAAGCAGTTATGACAATACAACGCCGGGACTAATGA
- a CDS encoding metallophosphoesterase: protein MAAGLTATAQDLHQGFTKAEVLQLAPDDKVLIISDFHMGNGGRSDDLLKNQELIQDILEKYYLSQNWYLVLNGDIEELQRYSYTNIRTYWKRLYELFDTFHERGRFYKILGNHDDDLILEKHYPYPLLDSLRIETPVLPIYVFHGHQGSKIYTHYNHIIRAGLRYLLKPLGIRNISSGRSPRHRFAVEKKAYDYARTNGIIAVIGHTHRPLFESLGRFDYIKFEIERLCREYPLATGEDRKRIADEVLFLRIELAKLKRSERRTSIKESLYGDELPVPCLFNSGCAIGKKGVNAIELDSTSISLVYWFTEGKGKKFVHRGSYTIDILEGTAQRRSVLNTDRLDYIKAKIELLGNP, encoded by the coding sequence GTGGCTGCTGGTCTTACAGCAACAGCACAGGATTTGCACCAGGGGTTTACCAAAGCGGAAGTACTGCAACTCGCACCGGACGATAAGGTTTTAATTATCAGTGATTTTCATATGGGTAATGGCGGCCGCAGCGATGATCTGTTAAAAAATCAGGAACTGATTCAGGATATTCTTGAAAAATATTATCTATCCCAAAACTGGTATCTTGTATTAAACGGAGATATTGAAGAACTCCAACGTTATTCCTACACGAACATACGAACCTATTGGAAAAGGCTTTATGAACTCTTTGATACCTTTCATGAGAGGGGCCGGTTTTATAAAATTCTTGGTAACCATGATGATGATCTAATCTTAGAAAAGCATTATCCCTATCCGTTACTGGACTCCCTCAGAATAGAAACCCCAGTACTACCGATCTATGTGTTTCATGGGCATCAGGGTTCAAAAATCTATACCCATTATAACCATATCATCAGGGCCGGTCTCAGATACCTTTTAAAGCCTTTGGGTATCCGTAATATTTCTTCGGGCCGCAGTCCCCGACATCGGTTTGCTGTCGAAAAAAAAGCCTATGATTATGCCAGAACCAATGGTATCATTGCTGTTATTGGTCATACACATCGGCCACTGTTCGAATCCTTAGGTCGTTTTGACTATATTAAATTTGAAATTGAACGGCTTTGTCGGGAATATCCTCTGGCTACCGGCGAAGATCGCAAAAGGATTGCTGATGAAGTACTCTTTCTAAGGATTGAACTTGCCAAACTTAAGCGGTCAGAGCGGCGTACCAGTATCAAAGAAAGTCTTTATGGTGATGAACTCCCCGTGCCCTGTCTGTTTAATTCCGGTTGTGCAATTGGTAAAAAAGGTGTTAATGCAATAGAACTGGACAGTACTTCCATTTCTCTGGTCTATTGGTTTACCGAAGGCAAGGGGAAAAAGTTTGTGCACCGAGGCTCCTATACTATCGATATACTTGAAGGTACAGCACAACGGCGTTCAGTCCTCAATACGGACCGGCTCGATTATATTAAAGCTAAGATTGAATTGTTAGGAAATCCTTGA
- a CDS encoding pseudouridine-5'-phosphate glycosidase encodes MKTKDATANYLVLSEEVASAISGGKPVVALESTIISHGMPYPKNVETALQVEAQVRSYGAIPATIAIMDGKLKAGLTTDEIEFLGKKGQEVIKCSRRDIPFVLAKKETGATTVAATMIVAEMAGIQVFATGGIGGVHRFAQETFDISADLEELAQTSVAVVCAGAKSILDLGLTLEYLETRGVPVIGYQTRELPAFYCRTSGFSVDYRLDTPQEIAEVLNLKWKTGLAGGVVIANPIPEVYALPKSEIDRVIEQALTEARQRGIKGKETTPFLLAKIVELSGGKSLEANIQLVLNNAALAGQIAASLGSLNIKEVY; translated from the coding sequence ATGAAGACGAAGGATGCAACTGCAAACTATCTTGTATTATCTGAAGAGGTTGCTTCGGCCATATCCGGTGGCAAACCGGTGGTTGCCCTGGAATCTACCATTATTAGCCATGGTATGCCCTATCCAAAGAACGTAGAGACTGCCCTGCAGGTAGAAGCCCAGGTCCGCTCTTATGGGGCCATTCCAGCCACCATTGCCATTATGGACGGCAAACTAAAGGCGGGGCTGACCACCGATGAAATTGAGTTTCTAGGTAAAAAAGGCCAGGAAGTGATTAAATGCAGCCGACGGGATATCCCCTTTGTACTCGCTAAAAAAGAAACCGGCGCTACCACCGTAGCGGCTACCATGATTGTGGCAGAAATGGCAGGTATTCAGGTCTTTGCAACCGGCGGTATTGGGGGTGTCCATCGCTTCGCCCAGGAAACCTTTGATATTTCTGCGGATCTGGAAGAATTAGCCCAAACCAGTGTGGCTGTTGTCTGTGCAGGTGCAAAAAGCATCCTCGATCTGGGCCTTACTCTGGAATACCTTGAAACCCGTGGTGTACCTGTCATCGGCTACCAGACCAGAGAACTTCCTGCCTTCTACTGTAGAACATCGGGCTTTTCTGTAGATTACCGGCTTGATACACCTCAGGAAATTGCTGAGGTTTTAAATCTGAAATGGAAAACCGGGCTTGCCGGCGGTGTGGTTATTGCCAATCCAATACCCGAAGTCTATGCACTTCCCAAGTCAGAAATCGACCGGGTCATTGAACAAGCCCTCACCGAAGCTCGTCAGCGGGGGATTAAAGGAAAAGAAACTACCCCCTTTTTGCTGGCTAAAATTGTGGAACTCTCCGGTGGTAAAAGCCTCGAAGCCAATATACAATTAGTATTGAACAATGCAGCCCTTGCTGGCCAGATTGCGGCCAGTTTAGGTTCTCTTAATATTAAGGAGGTTTATTGA
- a CDS encoding periplasmic-type flagellar collar protein FlbB, translating to MAGYGSQRVLGRVIVLILLIIVLAIGGLIWFDYLAVIDAKVLLSPLYSLLGLKPRTQQTLTDVQTLSLDAERLAVRLEELNLRSLELDKKEAELQKKEAEIEQKAQELQERQKAQDEREKTFNLTVQQFENRRVNIEQNARYLVGMPPDKAVKILAAMDDQDIIDVFRMTEEIAQKEGKASLVAYWLSLLPPERSAELQRKMAGKPRTLN from the coding sequence GTGGCTGGTTACGGATCACAACGGGTTTTAGGCAGAGTGATTGTGCTTATTCTTCTCATCATCGTGCTCGCTATAGGTGGGCTTATTTGGTTCGATTATCTTGCCGTTATTGATGCAAAGGTACTCCTCTCCCCGTTGTATTCTTTACTTGGCTTAAAGCCCCGAACTCAGCAAACCCTTACGGATGTACAGACCCTTTCCCTTGATGCAGAACGGCTTGCGGTGCGTTTGGAAGAACTCAATTTGCGAAGTCTTGAATTGGATAAAAAAGAAGCGGAATTGCAGAAAAAAGAGGCTGAAATAGAACAAAAAGCCCAGGAATTACAGGAACGGCAAAAAGCACAGGATGAACGGGAAAAAACCTTTAACCTTACGGTCCAACAGTTCGAAAATAGAAGGGTAAACATCGAACAGAATGCGCGATACCTGGTTGGTATGCCGCCTGATAAGGCTGTTAAAATACTAGCGGCTATGGATGATCAGGATATTATCGACGTATTCCGGATGACCGAGGAAATAGCTCAGAAGGAGGGAAAGGCCTCCCTGGTTGCCTACTGGCTCTCCCTGCTGCCGCCGGAACGATCCGCCGAACTGCAGAGAAAAATGGCCGGAAAGCCCCGGACCCTGAATTGA